From Halorubrum salinarum, the proteins below share one genomic window:
- a CDS encoding 30S ribosomal protein S13, with translation MSTEESQDDSPEEEEDLQYFVRIGGADLDGTKTVERSLSELDGIGTRTARLVAEKADVDRNATFGLLDEEDIDAVVDIAENLEDHVPSWMTNRQNDFFTGETTHLVGTDVSEKRRHDINRMKVIESYKGVRHKRGQKVRGQRTKSTGRSEGTIGVNVEEIREEMADDEGGDDE, from the coding sequence ATGAGCACGGAAGAATCACAGGACGACTCGCCGGAGGAGGAGGAAGACCTCCAGTACTTCGTTCGGATCGGGGGCGCGGACCTCGACGGGACGAAGACGGTCGAGCGAAGCCTGTCCGAACTCGACGGCATCGGCACGCGCACGGCGCGGCTGGTCGCCGAGAAGGCCGACGTGGACCGCAACGCCACGTTCGGGCTCCTCGACGAGGAGGACATCGACGCGGTGGTCGACATCGCCGAGAACCTCGAAGACCACGTCCCGTCGTGGATGACGAACCGACAGAACGACTTCTTCACCGGAGAGACGACGCACCTCGTCGGCACCGACGTCAGCGAGAAGCGCCGTCACGACATCAACCGGATGAAGGTCATCGAATCGTACAAGGGCGTGCGCCACAAGCGCGGGCAGAAGGTCCGCGGCCAGCGCACTAAGTCCACGGGTCGCTCGGAGGGGACCATCGGGGTCAACGTCGAGGAGATCCGCGAGGAGATGGCGGACGACGAAGGCGGTGACGACGAATGA
- a CDS encoding zinc-binding dehydrogenase translates to MKAVQFDDHGDRDVIEYGEFPDPEPDRGEVLVDVKAGALNHLDIWTRRGMPGIDLEMPHIPGSDAAGVVEAVGEGVTRFEPGDRVAVSAGVSCGDCEFCRNGEESLCVSFHIIGEHVRGVHAEKATVPAANLIPVPSGVDWEVAGSASLVFQTAWRMLQTRADIEAGEKVLVLGASGGVGHAAVQIADHAGCEVYATASSEEKLSHAEACGADHVIDYEANDFAEEITALTGKRGVDVVVDHVGEATYPDSLKSMAKGGRLVTCGATTGPNPGAGLNRIFWNQLSVIGSTMATPGEVDDVLELVWDGTFEPRVREVLPMTEAARAHEMIENREGFGKVVVKPDSEL, encoded by the coding sequence ATGAAGGCCGTTCAGTTCGACGACCACGGCGACCGCGACGTGATCGAGTACGGCGAGTTCCCCGACCCGGAGCCGGACCGCGGCGAGGTCCTCGTCGACGTGAAGGCCGGCGCGTTGAACCACCTCGACATCTGGACGCGACGCGGGATGCCCGGCATCGACCTGGAGATGCCGCACATCCCCGGCAGCGACGCGGCGGGCGTCGTCGAGGCCGTCGGCGAGGGCGTGACGCGCTTCGAGCCGGGCGACCGCGTCGCCGTGAGCGCCGGCGTCTCCTGCGGGGACTGCGAGTTCTGTCGCAACGGCGAGGAGTCGCTGTGCGTCTCCTTCCACATCATCGGCGAGCACGTCCGCGGCGTCCACGCGGAGAAGGCGACGGTGCCAGCCGCGAACCTCATCCCGGTCCCGTCCGGCGTCGACTGGGAGGTCGCCGGCTCCGCGTCGCTCGTCTTCCAGACCGCGTGGCGCATGCTCCAGACGCGCGCCGACATCGAGGCCGGCGAGAAGGTGCTCGTCTTGGGCGCCTCCGGCGGCGTCGGCCACGCGGCGGTCCAGATCGCCGACCACGCGGGCTGTGAGGTGTACGCGACCGCCTCCTCCGAGGAGAAGCTCTCGCACGCCGAGGCGTGCGGCGCCGACCACGTCATCGACTACGAGGCGAACGACTTCGCCGAGGAGATCACCGCGCTCACCGGTAAGCGCGGCGTCGACGTGGTCGTCGACCACGTCGGCGAGGCCACCTACCCCGACTCGCTGAAGTCGATGGCGAAAGGCGGCCGGCTCGTCACCTGCGGGGCCACGACCGGCCCGAACCCGGGCGCCGGGCTCAACCGCATCTTCTGGAACCAACTGTCCGTCATCGGCTCCACGATGGCGACCCCCGGCGAGGTCGACGACGTGCTGGAACTCGTCTGGGACGGCACCTTCGAGCCCCGCGTCCGCGAGGTCCTCCCGATGACCGAGGCCGCGCGCGCACACGAGATGATCGAGAACCGTGAGGGCTTTGGCAAAGTGGTGGTAAAGCCGGACAGTGAGCTCTGA
- the cmk gene encoding (d)CMP kinase: protein MLITVSGPPGSGKSTNAVQLADALGLGHVSGGDIFREMAAERDMTPVEFNEFAEEDPQIDRDLDRRLREIAVERDDVVLESRLAGWLAADHADFRFWFDAPLSVRAERIAEREAKPVDRARTETERREASERKRYREYYNIDIEDLSIYDAAYNTARWGPEPFLDVLVATVEAYDPEDDEGKSPVEGVVYDF from the coding sequence ATGTTGATCACCGTCTCCGGCCCGCCCGGCAGCGGGAAGAGCACTAACGCCGTCCAACTGGCGGACGCGCTCGGCCTCGGACACGTCTCCGGCGGCGACATCTTCCGCGAAATGGCGGCCGAACGCGACATGACGCCCGTGGAGTTCAACGAGTTCGCCGAGGAGGACCCCCAGATCGACCGCGACCTCGACCGCCGGCTCCGCGAGATCGCCGTCGAGCGCGACGACGTGGTCCTCGAATCGCGGCTCGCTGGGTGGCTCGCGGCCGACCACGCCGACTTCCGGTTCTGGTTCGACGCGCCGCTGTCGGTCCGGGCCGAGCGCATCGCGGAGCGCGAGGCGAAGCCGGTCGACCGCGCGCGGACGGAGACGGAGCGCCGCGAGGCCTCCGAGCGCAAGCGGTACCGGGAGTACTACAACATCGACATCGAGGACCTCTCGATCTACGACGCCGCGTACAACACCGCCCGCTGGGGCCCCGAACCGTTCCTCGACGTCCTCGTCGCGACCGTCGAGGCGTACGACCCCGAGGACGACGAGGGGAAATCGCCCGTCGAGGGCGTCGTGTACGACTTCTGA
- a CDS encoding RNA-guided pseudouridylation complex pseudouridine synthase subunit Cbf5, giving the protein MTDASDSDADAPADGQDPLRAPPGERSVPELLRFGVVNLDKPAGPSSHQVSAWVRDAIDETLAALDPGGPPTGGVAHSGTLDPKVTGCLPTLTGDATRMAQVFLEGAKEYVAVLELHGPPPADFREVAAEFESEIYQKPPQKSAVSRRLRTRTVHDLDVLEVADRQALLRIRCESGTYVRKLCHDLGLATGVGAHMGHLRRTATDPFDDRDLRPLQDLVDALAWAEDGDDALLREVVRPAEDALTHLPAVTVARSAARSVATGAPVYAPGVIDADDAAVPGTVSGRETDAEEGDTPLVACFTPDGTAICLGRVVGDPSADGGKVVDLERVLL; this is encoded by the coding sequence ATGACAGACGCCTCAGACTCCGACGCCGACGCTCCCGCCGACGGGCAGGACCCGCTTCGGGCGCCGCCCGGCGAGCGCTCGGTGCCGGAACTGCTCCGGTTCGGCGTCGTCAACCTCGACAAGCCCGCCGGCCCCTCATCGCATCAGGTGTCGGCGTGGGTGCGCGACGCGATAGACGAAACGCTCGCCGCGCTCGACCCGGGCGGTCCTCCCACCGGCGGCGTCGCTCACTCCGGCACGCTCGACCCGAAGGTCACCGGTTGCCTCCCCACGCTGACCGGGGACGCGACGCGCATGGCGCAGGTGTTCCTCGAAGGCGCGAAGGAGTACGTCGCGGTGCTGGAGCTCCACGGGCCTCCGCCGGCGGACTTCCGCGAGGTGGCTGCGGAGTTCGAGAGCGAGATATACCAGAAGCCGCCGCAAAAGAGCGCCGTGAGCCGTCGGCTCCGCACCCGGACGGTCCACGACCTCGACGTGCTGGAGGTCGCCGACCGTCAGGCGCTCCTCCGGATCCGCTGTGAGTCGGGGACGTACGTCCGGAAGCTCTGTCACGACCTCGGGCTCGCGACGGGGGTCGGCGCGCACATGGGGCACCTCCGGCGGACCGCCACCGACCCGTTCGACGACCGCGACCTCCGCCCGCTCCAGGACCTCGTGGACGCGCTCGCGTGGGCTGAGGACGGCGACGACGCGCTCCTCCGCGAGGTGGTCCGTCCCGCCGAGGACGCCCTGACGCACCTCCCGGCGGTGACGGTCGCGCGGTCGGCCGCGCGCAGCGTCGCGACCGGCGCGCCGGTGTACGCGCCCGGGGTGATCGACGCGGACGACGCGGCGGTCCCCGGCACGGTCAGCGGTCGGGAGACCGACGCCGAAGAGGGGGACACCCCCCTCGTCGCGTGTTTCACCCCGGACGGCACCGCGATCTGTCTCGGGCGAGTCGTCGGCGACCCGAGCGCAGACGGCGGGAAGGTCGTCGACTTAGAGCGCGTTCTTTTATAA
- a CDS encoding succinylglutamate desuccinylase/aspartoacylase family protein, protein MDEPDADGEADGRITLGSASAAPGTLNRGQLPVANLPTGGSERLPVVVANGATDGPTLWLTGGVHGDEATGVAVVQDAVAALGDRLADLAGAVVAVPVVSPAGLRRNARETYYADEDPNRHFPDADAESARPPKLQERIDARLYAAITGRAVDGNDEFPAGTDAFAGDATADPVDSVGTNTAADALIDCHTAGVGSEPFVIRDRVLYGDRRDESEAAALSAELGRLVEAFGLPVVREYPAAEYVEENLQRSTAGAVLNEAGIPAFTAELGAHSVVDDALLDAGVAGVVGVAVEMGLLPPGDAPESVGDPGVGVDPAPVDFPVRRFRGPATDAAGLVRHRVDAGDAFGEGDALADVVDAAGTTRAAVRADRDGYVLGRCEGLAVYEGDPIGSLAVRDDGDLVASRDAADE, encoded by the coding sequence ATGGACGAGCCGGACGCGGACGGAGAGGCGGACGGACGGATAACGCTCGGGAGCGCGAGCGCCGCGCCGGGGACGCTCAACAGGGGACAGCTCCCGGTCGCGAACCTGCCGACCGGCGGCTCGGAACGGCTCCCGGTCGTCGTCGCGAACGGCGCCACTGACGGGCCCACGCTGTGGCTCACGGGCGGCGTCCACGGCGACGAGGCGACGGGCGTCGCGGTCGTCCAGGACGCGGTCGCCGCCCTCGGCGACCGCCTCGCCGACCTCGCCGGCGCGGTGGTGGCGGTGCCCGTGGTCTCGCCGGCCGGACTGCGACGGAACGCACGGGAGACGTACTACGCCGACGAGGATCCGAACCGCCACTTCCCGGACGCGGACGCCGAGTCGGCCCGCCCGCCGAAGCTCCAGGAGCGGATCGACGCCCGGCTGTACGCCGCGATCACCGGCCGAGCAGTCGACGGCAACGACGAATTCCCGGCCGGCACCGACGCATTCGCGGGCGACGCGACCGCGGACCCCGTTGACTCCGTCGGGACGAACACGGCCGCGGACGCGCTGATCGACTGTCACACCGCGGGGGTCGGCAGCGAGCCCTTCGTCATCCGCGACCGCGTCCTATACGGCGACCGCCGCGACGAGTCCGAGGCGGCCGCGCTCTCCGCCGAACTCGGTCGGCTCGTCGAGGCGTTCGGCCTCCCGGTCGTGCGCGAGTACCCCGCGGCCGAGTACGTCGAGGAGAACCTCCAGCGCTCGACCGCGGGGGCCGTGCTCAACGAGGCCGGTATCCCGGCGTTCACGGCCGAACTCGGCGCGCACAGCGTCGTCGACGACGCCCTCCTCGACGCGGGCGTCGCGGGCGTGGTCGGCGTCGCGGTCGAGATGGGGCTGCTGCCCCCCGGCGACGCGCCCGAGTCGGTCGGCGACCCCGGCGTCGGCGTCGATCCCGCGCCGGTCGATTTCCCCGTGCGACGATTCCGCGGACCGGCGACGGACGCGGCCGGACTCGTCCGCCACCGCGTCGACGCCGGCGACGCGTTCGGCGAGGGCGACGCGCTCGCCGACGTGGTCGACGCAGCGGGAACGACGCGCGCGGCGGTCCGCGCTGACCGCGACGGCTACGTCCTCGGCCGGTGCGAGGGGCTGGCCGTCTACGAGGGCGACCCGATCGGGAGCCTCGCAGTCCGGGACGACGGCGACCTCGTGGCGTCGCGGGACGCCGCCGACGAGTGA
- a CDS encoding helix-turn-helix domain-containing protein, with translation MIDARFRIRLPPDLYIADLSEAFPDATFRLLSGVRSGATATELGEVLTRTPGSIAAAFREHGAVDAYEVLERTDDRLLATYETTDVDLYAFVESGGFPPEFPIEVRNGFYEFDITGTREEFDQLRNALESSGTEYELLSKVDKKRSDRLLTRRQEELLAAGLREGYFEVPRECTLADLADVVGVDKSTASGIVRRAQARLIAWYLTDVTANS, from the coding sequence ATGATCGACGCCCGATTCCGCATTCGCCTCCCGCCGGACCTGTACATCGCCGACCTGTCGGAGGCGTTCCCCGACGCGACCTTTCGTCTACTGTCCGGCGTCCGCAGCGGCGCCACCGCGACGGAACTCGGAGAGGTGCTGACTCGGACTCCCGGGTCGATCGCAGCGGCGTTTCGCGAACACGGGGCGGTCGACGCGTACGAGGTGTTGGAACGCACCGACGACCGGCTCCTCGCGACGTACGAGACGACCGACGTCGACCTCTACGCCTTCGTCGAGTCCGGAGGGTTCCCGCCTGAGTTTCCGATCGAAGTTCGGAACGGGTTCTATGAGTTCGACATAACCGGTACTCGCGAGGAGTTCGACCAGCTCCGGAACGCGCTGGAATCGAGCGGTACCGAGTACGAACTCCTCTCGAAGGTGGACAAGAAGCGGTCGGACCGACTCCTCACACGACGACAGGAGGAGCTCCTCGCCGCCGGCCTCAGAGAGGGATACTTCGAGGTCCCGAGAGAGTGTACCCTGGCGGACCTCGCCGACGTGGTCGGCGTGGACAAGTCGACCGCGTCGGGCATCGTCCGCCGGGCACAGGCGCGGCTTATTGCGTGGTACCTGACCGACGTGACCGCCAACAGCTGA
- a CDS encoding type B DNA-directed DNA polymerase, protein MTLTLEYLGDGRVARWTLTPDGAAREVHEDHHPTLFVGDSAGDLYGRSGGPDPTPPPRDGLSDALQDLWSFLDGQDAVERLSVEAHRQTFRTDARPLLRVDAASIEAVRRIASRVQEFGQPDAYTCYNVDFTRQLRFCLETDTPAAPDRSVRDLRTLHLDLPSHESGIESLPQLTVDGDRVGTSPGETVAGVQAILDERDPDVLVVSTADLVPLLFEAADAYGIDLELGRREGYIKLAGESTYTSYGNVGHSPARYAVPGRVIIDESNSFFYHESGLEGCLDLVERSGLPLQELGWASIGRVLTAMQIREARDRDVLVPWRAWRPELFKRASTLDDADRGGTTFAPDVGVHEDVHELDFASLYPNIIRTRNISPETVRCGCCDTEEVPGLGYSVCDRDGYLPEVLGPLIDARSEIKAQIPDAAGDERERLEAASSAIKWILVSCFGYQGFSNAKFGRIECHEAINAYARELLLDAKTALEAAGWRVVHGIVDSIWVTPADDREQRPLEEVAAEISAEAGIELEYECEFEWVAFCPMRNSESGALTRYFGKRCGEDYPEAGLGDAVKTRGIEGRQRSTPTWVEEVQSEALRVFDETRSPEAVCDVLRRHLDELREGTVDPNALVVDNRVSKDVDDYSMETLTVAALKRASIEGAGLSPGQAVRYVVVDADARGASRVRLVFEEVPRYDAAWYEDAAVRAVESVLSVVGWDEGAIRQYLSETRDETLASF, encoded by the coding sequence GTGACGCTCACGCTGGAGTACCTCGGTGACGGCCGCGTCGCCCGATGGACGCTCACTCCGGACGGCGCCGCTCGCGAGGTTCACGAAGACCACCACCCGACGCTCTTCGTCGGTGACTCAGCGGGGGATCTCTACGGTCGATCGGGCGGCCCGGATCCGACGCCGCCGCCCCGCGACGGGCTCTCGGACGCGCTCCAAGACCTCTGGTCCTTCCTCGACGGACAGGACGCGGTCGAGCGGCTCAGCGTCGAGGCCCACCGGCAGACGTTCCGGACCGACGCCCGGCCGCTGCTCCGCGTCGACGCCGCCTCGATCGAGGCGGTCCGAAGGATCGCGAGTCGCGTTCAGGAGTTCGGCCAGCCCGACGCCTACACCTGCTACAACGTTGATTTCACTCGCCAGCTCCGCTTCTGCCTCGAAACAGACACGCCCGCCGCTCCGGACCGCTCGGTGCGCGACCTGCGGACGCTCCACCTCGACTTGCCGAGTCACGAATCGGGCATCGAGTCGCTGCCGCAGCTCACCGTCGACGGTGACCGAGTCGGCACGTCGCCCGGTGAGACCGTCGCCGGCGTTCAAGCGATTCTCGACGAACGCGATCCCGATGTCCTGGTCGTCTCGACCGCGGACCTCGTGCCGCTGCTGTTCGAGGCGGCCGACGCCTACGGCATCGATCTCGAACTCGGTCGGCGGGAGGGCTACATCAAGCTCGCCGGCGAGTCGACGTACACCTCGTACGGCAACGTGGGGCACTCGCCGGCCCGGTACGCGGTCCCCGGACGCGTCATCATCGACGAGTCCAACTCTTTCTTCTACCATGAGTCCGGGCTGGAGGGCTGTCTCGACCTCGTCGAGCGCTCCGGGCTCCCGTTACAGGAACTCGGGTGGGCGTCCATCGGGCGAGTGCTGACGGCGATGCAGATCCGAGAAGCGAGAGACCGAGACGTGCTCGTGCCGTGGCGCGCGTGGCGCCCGGAACTGTTCAAGCGGGCGTCGACGCTCGACGACGCCGACCGAGGCGGCACGACGTTCGCCCCCGACGTCGGCGTCCACGAGGACGTTCACGAACTCGACTTCGCATCCCTGTACCCCAACATCATCCGAACCCGCAACATCTCGCCCGAGACCGTCCGCTGCGGGTGTTGTGACACCGAGGAAGTGCCAGGACTCGGCTACTCCGTCTGTGATCGAGACGGCTACCTGCCGGAGGTCCTCGGCCCGCTGATCGACGCCCGGAGCGAGATCAAAGCACAGATCCCCGACGCCGCCGGTGACGAACGCGAGCGCCTCGAAGCCGCCTCGTCAGCGATCAAGTGGATCCTCGTGTCCTGCTTCGGGTATCAGGGCTTCTCGAACGCCAAGTTCGGCCGCATCGAGTGTCACGAAGCGATCAACGCCTACGCTCGCGAGCTCCTCCTCGACGCGAAGACCGCACTTGAAGCGGCCGGCTGGCGCGTGGTACACGGCATCGTCGACTCCATCTGGGTGACTCCGGCCGACGATCGCGAGCAGCGTCCCTTGGAGGAAGTCGCCGCCGAGATCAGCGCGGAAGCCGGTATCGAGCTAGAGTACGAATGCGAGTTCGAGTGGGTCGCGTTCTGTCCGATGCGAAACTCCGAGTCGGGAGCGCTCACTCGGTACTTCGGCAAGCGCTGCGGTGAGGACTACCCCGAGGCGGGGCTCGGCGACGCGGTCAAAACGCGGGGCATCGAGGGGCGACAGCGCTCAACGCCGACGTGGGTCGAAGAAGTACAGAGCGAGGCGCTTCGTGTGTTCGACGAGACGCGCTCTCCAGAGGCGGTGTGCGACGTACTCCGGCGGCACCTCGACGAGCTACGAGAGGGGACGGTCGACCCGAACGCGCTCGTCGTCGACAATCGCGTGTCGAAAGACGTCGACGACTACTCGATGGAGACGCTCACCGTCGCAGCGCTGAAGCGGGCGTCAATCGAGGGTGCGGGACTATCCCCGGGACAGGCCGTTCGATACGTGGTCGTTGATGCGGACGCACGAGGCGCGTCGCGGGTCAGGTTGGTGTTCGAAGAGGTACCACGGTACGACGCCGCGTGGTACGAAGATGCCGCTGTGCGCGCCGTCGAAAGCGTGCTGTCGGTGGTCGGTTGGGACGAGGGAGCGATTCGGCAGTATCTCAGTGAGACGAGAGACGAAACGCTGGCGAGCTTTTGA
- a CDS encoding P-loop NTPase family protein — MSTRSRRPTADLPELAPGVTLVDVDDELGVTPVQALLLDRVLGADGPAFWVDGANRANTTRLRELAPADRVLDRIEVARGFTAHQHTSLLDRLAGRLAARESPSVVVATGLDGMYRAADVDADTAEQLFIRAIASVARVARVHDTPVLVTRCRDDAFSKPLRRAAGTHLTCRKTPFGPRFEDAAGDTETLVYHTDDGWLQTTLAYWQEVLEHRARMYEGATVDRAAAAPSIR, encoded by the coding sequence ATGTCCACTCGTTCCCGACGACCGACCGCCGACCTCCCGGAGCTCGCGCCGGGCGTCACGCTCGTCGACGTCGACGACGAACTCGGTGTCACCCCTGTCCAGGCGCTCCTGCTCGACCGCGTCCTCGGCGCCGACGGCCCCGCGTTCTGGGTCGACGGCGCGAACAGGGCCAACACGACGCGCCTCCGCGAACTCGCCCCGGCCGACCGCGTCCTCGACCGCATCGAGGTCGCTCGCGGGTTCACAGCTCACCAGCACACCTCGCTGCTCGACCGATTGGCCGGCCGGCTCGCCGCCCGCGAGTCGCCCTCGGTCGTCGTCGCGACCGGCCTCGACGGCATGTACCGCGCCGCCGATGTCGACGCCGACACCGCCGAGCAACTGTTCATCCGCGCGATCGCGTCGGTCGCCCGCGTCGCTCGCGTCCACGACACGCCGGTTCTCGTGACGCGGTGCCGCGACGACGCGTTCTCGAAGCCCCTCCGCCGCGCCGCGGGGACGCACCTCACCTGCCGGAAGACGCCCTTCGGCCCGCGCTTCGAGGACGCCGCCGGCGACACGGAGACGCTCGTCTACCATACCGACGACGGCTGGCTCCAGACGACGCTCGCGTACTGGCAGGAGGTCCTCGAACACCGCGCCCGGATGTACGAGGGAGCGACCGTCGACCGCGCCGCGGCCGCGCCGAGCATCCGGTAA
- a CDS encoding replication factor C large subunit, which translates to MADWTEKYRPSTLSEVRGNDKARDAFAEWARSWDEHREAVVLHGSPGVGKTSAAHALANDMGWETVELNASDQRTADVIERFAGRAARNATLGGSAAGGGAAGGDTASRQLVVLDEADNIHGNYDRGGASAITKLVKESGQPIVLIANDYYDMSRGLRNATQEIEFRDVSARSIVPVLRDVCRKEGIEFESDALQRIAEGNRGDLRGAINDLQAATQGRDSITVEDVVTGDRDKALGLFPFLDAVLKEESAEEALQSAYAVDETPDDLSRWIENNVLDVYEPAEAVRAYDFLANADVWLGRVRATQNYSYWRYATDNAAAGVAAARDGEKGGWTRYGRPQFWSSSDATADEIVGKIAAASGCSVATARREVLPFLEAVTHHCKPRELTVAMAAAYDLDEAGVAFVTGSGESTNKVASIVEDAQARREELIEEHADGAFALDGARRGDEGDAAAETADRDGDGSGSTDPESDLADSGEESADDESSDESDDDQAGLTDFM; encoded by the coding sequence ATGGCCGACTGGACGGAGAAGTACCGCCCGAGCACGCTCTCGGAGGTGCGCGGCAACGACAAGGCCCGCGACGCGTTCGCGGAGTGGGCCCGGTCGTGGGACGAGCACCGCGAGGCGGTCGTCCTTCACGGCAGCCCGGGCGTCGGGAAGACGAGCGCGGCCCACGCGCTCGCGAACGACATGGGGTGGGAGACGGTCGAGCTCAACGCCTCCGACCAGCGTACCGCCGACGTGATCGAGCGGTTCGCGGGCCGGGCGGCCCGCAACGCCACCCTCGGCGGGAGCGCGGCCGGGGGCGGCGCGGCCGGCGGCGACACCGCCTCGCGTCAGCTCGTCGTCCTCGACGAGGCGGACAACATCCACGGCAACTACGACCGCGGCGGCGCCTCGGCGATCACGAAGCTGGTCAAGGAGTCGGGTCAGCCCATCGTGCTCATCGCCAACGACTACTACGACATGTCGCGCGGGCTCCGGAACGCGACCCAGGAGATCGAGTTCCGCGACGTCTCCGCGCGCTCCATCGTCCCCGTCCTGCGCGACGTCTGCCGCAAGGAGGGGATCGAGTTCGAGTCCGACGCCCTCCAGCGGATCGCGGAGGGGAACCGCGGCGACCTCCGCGGCGCGATAAACGACCTCCAGGCCGCGACGCAAGGGCGCGACTCGATTACGGTCGAGGACGTCGTCACCGGCGACCGGGACAAGGCGCTGGGCCTCTTCCCGTTCCTCGACGCGGTCCTCAAGGAGGAGTCCGCGGAGGAGGCGCTCCAGTCCGCGTACGCCGTCGACGAGACGCCGGACGACCTCTCGCGCTGGATCGAGAACAACGTCCTCGACGTGTACGAGCCCGCGGAGGCGGTCCGCGCGTACGACTTCCTCGCGAACGCGGACGTGTGGCTCGGCCGCGTGCGCGCCACGCAGAACTACTCCTACTGGCGGTACGCGACCGACAACGCGGCCGCGGGCGTCGCGGCCGCCCGCGACGGCGAGAAGGGCGGGTGGACGCGGTACGGCCGCCCGCAGTTCTGGTCGTCGTCGGACGCGACCGCGGACGAGATCGTCGGCAAGATCGCGGCCGCGAGCGGGTGTAGCGTCGCGACCGCCCGCCGCGAGGTGCTGCCGTTCCTCGAGGCCGTCACCCACCACTGTAAGCCCCGCGAGCTGACCGTCGCGATGGCGGCGGCCTACGACCTCGACGAGGCGGGCGTCGCCTTCGTCACCGGCTCCGGCGAGTCGACGAACAAGGTGGCGTCGATCGTCGAGGACGCGCAGGCCCGCCGCGAGGAGCTGATCGAGGAACACGCCGACGGGGCCTTCGCGCTCGACGGCGCCCGCCGCGGCGACGAGGGCGACGCGGCCGCGGAGACCGCGGACCGCGACGGCGACGGTTCCGGGTCGACCGATCCCGAGAGCGACCTGGCCGACTCGGGTGAGGAGTCGGCCGACGACGAGTCCTCAGACGAGAGCGACGACGATCAGGCTGGTCTGACCGACTTCATGTGA
- a CDS encoding sensor histidine kinase, producing MSPAMERRPGIAYHRPAGDPSRFVIEASGESRIEVPERAEGGWLDCVVDEDRERLREALDAAPVDVVYRVVSDGEPQWVHERGRATDGGDVVGYLFPADERVERRKRLERQRERLDEFASVVSHDLRNPLSVAFGNVELAAELDGDASSERLDRALNALDRMDDLISDLLTLAKEGKTVRTAEPTDLRSVVDRAWRTVGEPADAALVVDGPLPTVTGDSERLRQCLENLFRNAIEHGAPDESGSADAAPADDESDSAGRVAPGTFAPGSGSAGGDPSAPDAAAVRVRVGRTDEGFYVADDGPGIDPDQRDAVFEPGHTTAPDGTGFGLAIVGRIAAAHDWTVSVTESREGGARFEFRCADAVDSPTPSGTDTDPNSPRLSGGGSR from the coding sequence GTGTCCCCAGCGATGGAACGACGCCCCGGGATCGCCTACCACCGGCCTGCGGGGGATCCGTCGCGGTTCGTGATCGAGGCGTCCGGGGAGTCCCGGATCGAGGTCCCGGAGCGCGCGGAGGGCGGCTGGCTCGACTGCGTGGTCGACGAGGACCGCGAGCGGCTCCGCGAGGCGCTCGACGCCGCCCCGGTCGACGTGGTGTACCGCGTCGTCTCCGACGGGGAGCCGCAGTGGGTCCACGAGCGCGGCCGGGCGACGGACGGCGGCGACGTGGTCGGGTACCTGTTCCCCGCGGACGAGCGCGTCGAGCGCCGGAAGCGGCTGGAACGCCAGCGAGAGCGGCTCGACGAGTTCGCGAGCGTCGTCTCGCACGACCTCCGGAACCCGCTCTCGGTCGCGTTCGGGAACGTCGAACTGGCCGCCGAGCTCGACGGGGACGCGTCGAGCGAGCGGCTGGACCGCGCCCTCAACGCGCTCGACCGCATGGACGACCTCATCTCGGACCTCCTGACGCTGGCCAAGGAGGGGAAGACGGTCCGGACCGCCGAGCCGACAGACCTGCGGTCGGTCGTGGACCGCGCGTGGCGGACCGTCGGCGAGCCGGCCGACGCCGCGCTCGTCGTGGACGGACCGCTCCCGACCGTGACGGGCGACTCGGAGCGACTCCGGCAGTGCCTCGAGAACCTCTTCCGGAACGCCATCGAACACGGCGCGCCCGACGAGTCCGGGTCGGCCGACGCCGCCCCCGCGGACGACGAATCTGACTCGGCCGGTCGCGTCGCGCCGGGCACGTTCGCACCGGGATCGGGTTCGGCGGGCGGCGACCCGAGCGCCCCCGACGCCGCCGCGGTCCGCGTCCGCGTCGGGCGGACGGACGAGGGGTTCTACGTCGCGGACGACGGCCCGGGGATCGACCCCGACCAGCGGGACGCCGTCTTCGAGCCGGGCCACACGACCGCCCCCGACGGCACCGGCTTCGGGCTGGCGATCGTCGGGCGGATCGCGGCGGCGCACGACTGGACCGTCTCGGTGACCGAGAGTCGCGAGGGCGGCGCGCGGTTCGAGTTCCGCTGCGCGGACGCGGTCGACTCCCCGACGCCGAGCGGAACCGACACGGATCCGAACTCGCCCCGGCTCAGCGGCGGCGGGAGTCGATGA